One window from the genome of Plasmodium reichenowi strain SY57 chromosome 8, whole genome shotgun sequence encodes:
- a CDS encoding hypothetical protein (conserved Plasmodium protein, unknown function): MKIFQTNVDNFNLNICEQNENIILKKKEIQENINATCGHVEDLKNDIQKNEDPCYNDNNTCFDDDIFLRSRKSVPSAFSHKISVDDMDKKKVPEQNDVDNKNDIKRDNNNNYSNDNNYSNNNNYSNNNNYSNNNNYSNDDISMSPKKKKAKYDNSGKDKNEDDNCNNCNSCNNCDDGNDSCNDNSHHNPNNVNRLREEIKKELFNKLNIILDVNMNMNTDEEYYMKFLKKKKFRNYIMNTSKFIIILGKYLQLSFCTICIALYYMNKYNQKILKRKKNTISYLIAGACIFLAWKLREDFELLKKSRKLYDIPKVIFKLLNYFYKKKKLKKKIHSIELDIITNYKINHTFYNTQLFNHNTFSSFMEHMKKEDTYIDTKKESKNRKQSNCSQINNNLNNGQKNKSIYNDLQELNNIIQEGYISDINNINHVSDCFSSYLSECNSSDVSEYDQMKPEQDEPINIQSDVKDENGKMGSQHCDVKRENIKIEREINGDLHVQNGTLHEQNGDLHEQNGDLHEQNGDLHEQNGTLHEQNGKLHDQNGKLHDQNGTLHEQNGDLHDQNGDLHDQNGDLHEKNSLTENIKKFKKLCKEHKKNIYVSSSKWVLNNSGQKLQLMQKIIIYYEGEILKSFNYHIKPKMLFFELLPSYINKFVYTMKGYIELDQVVYLEKLCLLTILDIYKTPLCVIFTPKEILITCILKAYISLKLLSNQLHIRSLSFQDFEDKINSFIQSVCCDDPI; encoded by the exons AAACGAAGATCCTTgttataatgataataatacatgctttgatgatgatatatttttaaggAGCAGGAAATCTGTTCCTTCTGCTTTCTCACATAAAATAAGTGTTGACGATAtggataaaaaaaaagttcCCGAACAAAATGACGtggataataaaaatgatattaaacgtgacaataataataattatagtaatgataataattatagtaataataataattatagtaataataataattatagtaataataataattatagtaatgatgatatatcCATGTCTCccaaaaagaaaaaggcTAAATATGACAACTCCGGTAAGGATAAAAACGAAGATGataattgtaataattGTAATAGTTGTAATAATTGTGATGATGGTAATGATAGTTGTAATGATAATTCACATCATAATCCTAATAATGTTAACCGCTTAAgagaagaaataaaaaaagaattgtTTAACAAActgaatattattttagatgttaatatgaatatgaatactgatgaagaatattatatgaaatttttaaaaaagaaaaaattcagaaactatattatgaatacttcgaaatttattatcatcctAGGAAAGTATTTACAACTTTCATTTTGTACCATATGTATTgcattatattatatgaataaatataatcaGAAAATTctcaaaagaaaaaaaaacaccATAAGTTATCTCATTGCAGGTGCGTGTATTTTCCTTGCTTGGAAGTTAAGAGAAGATTTTGAACTCTTGAAAAAATcaagaaaattatatgatatacCCAAAGTTATTTTTAAACTGTTAaactatttttataaaaaaaaaaaactcaaaaaaaaaatacactCTATCGAATtagatataataacaaattataaaattaacCATACCTTTTATAATACTCAATTATTTAATCACAACacattttcttcttttatggaacatatgaaaaaagaagataCTTACATAgatacaaaaaaagaatCGAAAAACAGAAAACAATCCAATTGTTCacaaattaataataatctaAATAATGgacaaaaaaataaatccATATATAACGATCTACAAGaattgaataatataattcaaGAAGGATATATATCggatataaataacataaatcATGTCAGTGATTGTTTTAGCTCATATTTATCAGAATGTAACAGCAGTGACGTTTCGGAATATGACCAAATGAAACCTGAACAGGACGAAccaataaatatacaatctgatgtaaaagatgaaaatgGTAAAATGGGGAGTCAGCATTGTGATGtaaaaagagaaaatattaaaatagAACGTGAAATAAATGGTGATTTACATGTACAAAATGGAACATTACATGAACAAAATGGTGATTTACATGAACAAAATGGTGATTTACATGAACAAAATGGTGATTTACATGAACAAAATGGAACATTACATGAACAAAATGGAAAATTACATGACCAAAATGGAAAATTACATGACCAAAATGGAACATTACATGAACAAAATGGTGATTTACATGACCAAAATGGTGATTTACATGACCAAAATGGTGATTTACACGAAAAAAATAGCTTGACAGAGAATAtcaaaaaatttaaaaaattatgtaaaGAGCacaaaaagaatatatacGTCTCTTCTTCGAAGTGGGTATTAAACAATTCGGGTCAGAAGTTACAGTTGATGCagaagataataatatattatgaagGAGAAATATTAAAGAGTTTTAATTATCACATAAAGCCCaaaatgttattttttgaattattaccatcatatataaataaatttgtGTATACAATGAAAGGATATATCGAATTGGATCAGGTGGTATATTTAGAAAAGTTATGTTTATTAACAATATTAGATATATACAAAACTCCCTTATGTGTAATATTTACTCCGAAGGAAATATTGATAACGTGTATCTTAAAGgcatatatatcattaaaatTACTGAGTAATCAGTTACATATTCGTTCTTTGTCCTTTCAAG ACTTTGAGGATAAAATCAATTCCTTCATACAATCAGTTTGTTGTGACGACCCAATCAA